The Hymenobacter oligotrophus genome has a window encoding:
- a CDS encoding ArsR/SmtB family transcription factor has translation MTYAKLSEFTEAQQQLARVAKALSHPARVAIIELLAAKKTCISGDIAAELPLSRTTVSQHLQELKAAGLVRGDIDGLTVCYCLDTEVLGRVQQQFGAFLEQAACCGPAAPGCAC, from the coding sequence ATGACCTACGCCAAGCTTTCCGAGTTCACCGAGGCCCAGCAGCAGCTGGCGCGGGTAGCCAAGGCCCTAAGTCACCCGGCCCGCGTGGCCATCATCGAGCTGCTGGCCGCCAAAAAAACTTGCATTTCCGGCGACATAGCGGCCGAGCTGCCGCTTTCGCGTACCACCGTTTCGCAGCACCTGCAAGAGCTGAAAGCGGCTGGCTTGGTGCGCGGCGACATCGACGGGCTTACCGTGTGCTACTGCCTCGATACGGAGGTGCTCGGGCGCGTGCAGCAGCAATTCGGTGCTTTTCTGGAGCAGGCCGCTTGCTGCGGGCCCGCAGCACCCGGTTGCGCCTGCTAG